The nucleotide sequence GGCCGTCTGTGGATGCGGGCTGGAGCGCTGATGGGTTGGACCTGGATCGCGATCGCCCTGGGTATGCGTATGGGAGCGGTCGTCTGCGCGCCTCTCGATGACCCCTACATTTTACTTTTGCATTTTACTTTTACTTTTCCGCCAACCACCGTGTCATTGCGAGGGAGTCCGCGAGCGAAGCAATCCCGGCCACGCGCGCACCAGCTCTCGCCTCCCTGAAAAAACGCTCCGTCCCGGTGATGACCGGGATTGCCACGGCACTCGGGGACTCGTGCCTCGCAATGACAAAAGGAGGTCTGGTGAGATTTCTCTCTTCGCTGCGCTCCGTTCGAAATGACACGTTTGGAGGAAACGCATACACCACTCCCTCTGTCATTTCGAGCGATTCCGCGAGCGAGAAATCTCACACGGTACACTACTGGTGTCAGTGGCACCCCGCGCAGTACTGGACAGCGGCTTGCCTATTCGTGGGCGCAGTGGTATCGTATCCGCAGTCATTCATGAGCGGGAGACGGGCGATTTTCCTTGGAAAATCGGCCATGGGGTAGGATCGGCGACGATCCGCCTCCTCGTCTGCCACCAATACGTTATGGACGAAGAACCGACCCTGGAGCGAGCCGTACACATGCAGGTGTACGAGCTCCTCTCCCTTATTCCGCTCACGGAGAGCGGCGATGCACGCGAGGAAGTACACCGCATCATCTCGGGGCACATCGCCGCCGCAGGCGGGACGATCATGGCGACGCGCGAGTTTGCGCGCCAGCGCCTCGCGTACCCCATCGGCCCACACACCGCAGGTGAGTACGATCTCGTGGAGTTCACCGCGCCGACGACGGGCGTTGCCGCGATTGCGCGTGAGCTGTCACTCGAGCCGCGCATCCTCCGCTCGATGATTACGCTGAAGCGCGCGAAGGTACGCGCGATTGGCGCAGAGGTGGAGGCGATGGAGCGTGCGCTCGAAGAGCGCGATCGCGCGGCCGCAGTCAAGCGGTCCGCGGCACAGCAGCCGACCGCGACGGCATCTGCGAACGCGCAACCTGAATCCATCGAGAACCTCGACGCGAAGCTCGAGGAGATCCTCGGGAAGGACATGGTGTAAGTAAGTCCCGAGCCGACAGCCACAAGTCACAAGCAAAGACGCTTGCCACTTGGAGCTGTCAGCCCGCAGCTCGTATGACGCTCAACAAGGTTATGGTCATCGGGAACCTCACGAAGGACCCGGAGTCGCGCGCGACCGCCGGTGGGACGACCATCTGCACGTTCGGCGTTGCGACGAATCGCTACTGGACGAACCAGCAGTCCGGGGAGCGGCAGGAGGAGGTGGAGTTCCACAATGTCGTCGCATTCGGGAAGCTCGCCGACATCTGCACGCAGTACCTCGGGCGTGGTCGCAAGGTGTACGTCGAGGGTCGGCTGAAGACGCGCGAGTGGGAGGGTCAGGACGGCGTGAAGCGCAACCGCACGGAGGTTGTCGCGGAGAACATGATCATGCTCGACCGCGCGCCGGGCGGTGGAACCCAGCAGTTCAACAAGCACGCTCCTGCAGCGCCGCCCATGGCCGCGGAGCACGTTGCGCCCGCTCACGACGAAGCACGAGACGAGATTAAGGTGGAAGAGATTCCGTTCTAGATCACCCTATGGCATTCAAACGACGAACCGGTGAATCGCGTGGGCCAAGCCGCCGCCCGACGAAGCCCGCCCAGCAGCATTGCTTTTTCTGCGTGCACCACGTTGCGGAACCGGATTACAAGGACACGCAGCTCCTCGGACGATTCGTGTCCTCCTACAAGAAGATTGCTCCCCGCCGTCGCTCCGGCGTCTGCTCCAAGCACCAACGCCGCCTCGCCACCGCCATCAAACGTGCGCGCCAGATGGCGCTCATGCCGTACATTCCGGAGCAGCGCTAATTATCGGTACAGCGATGATGAACATCCGATGCTGTAGTCCAGCGTCGGATGTTCATAGCGTATGACAAACATTACAACACTCGCCACCCGCGCCCGAATCCTTCGGGGGATACGAGAGTTTTTCTGGTTGCGCGGGCTGCTGGAGGTGGAGACCCCCGTGCTCCTCGCGCATCCATCGCAGGAGCCGGAGCTCGAACCGCTCACGACGGTACTCCGTGACCACCGCGGCAACCCGCACGAGGGGTTCCTCCGCATGAGTCCGGAGTTCAGCATCAAGAAGATCCTTGGCGCAGTCGCCGACCTCCAGCCAGCGGTTGCAGGATGCTTTGAGATCGGCCCCGTGTTTCGCGACGGTGAGCCGTGGGGCGGGCAGCACAATCCCGAGTTCACGATGCTCGAGTTCTACGAACTCGGGAAGGATTACCACGCGCTCATGGATACGTGCGAGGATCTCGTCCGCGCGCTCTGCGCACCGCAGCCCGCGCCACACCTCGCAGCACCATGGGAGCGTCTCACGATGCGCGCCGCGTGGGAGCGGTACGCGAACCTTGATCTCGCCGCACTCCTCCACCGCGATGTCATGGCAGCGGCGTGCCGCGCGCGCGGGTACACGGTCGTGGACGACGATACATTTGATGACTGCTTCTTCCGCATCTTCCTCACGGACATCGAACCCCAACTCGGCCGCGAGCGGCCCACGTTCGTGTACGATTGGCCAATGCAGATGGCCGCGCTCGCGAAGACGCGGGGCGATGATCCACGGTGGGCCGAGCGCGTGGAGCTCTACAGCGGGGGCCTGGAACTCGCGAACGGTTTCACGGAGCTCACGGACAGCGTCGAGCAGCGCGCGCGGTTTGTATGTGACCGTGCACAGCGACGCGCTATGGGCCGCACCCCCCATCCCATCGATGAAGCGTTCCTTGCGGCACTCGATACGATACCACCGGTCGCAGGCATGGCGGTGGGTGTAGATCGTATCGTCATGCTCCTCACCGGCGCACCGTCCATTGATGCGGTTCGCTGGCTTCCGGCGAGCGAGCTCTGGAGCGGTTGACGAGTGTCCCGCCTGTGCGCTACGCTGCTTTCTGTACCACCCGCGTCGCAGGACGCGCATCACTCGTGCACCGCATCGTATGGCCTCCATCAATGACATCTCGAGAGGGAAGGTCATGAAGTTCAAGGGCGGGCTCTCCGTCGTGACCTACTTCCAGCACGTGAACCCCGGCAAGGGGTCATCGTTCGTGCGCGTGCGGCTGAAGGACATCGCGACGGGCAAGATGATCGAGCAGACGATGAAGTCGTCCGAGCAGGTGGAATTCGTGGAGGTGGACCGACCAAAGGTGCAGTTCCTCTACTCGGATCCGACTGGCTTCGCGTTCATGCACGGCGAGACGTTCGAGCAGGTCATCGTGCCGCGTGACATGGTGGGCGACGACGCGGGCTACCTCACGGAGGGACTCGAGGTGCACGTCATCATGTACGAGGGCCAGCCGCTCTCCATCGAGCTCCCCAAGAAGGTGACACTCGAGGTGACCGAGGCGTTCGATGCGGCGAAGGGCGATACCGCGTCCGGCAACGTGACAAAGGAGGTGACGCTCGAGACGGGCATGAAGACGCGCGTCCCGATGTTCATCAAGCAGGGCGAGCGCATCATCCTCAATACGGAAACCGGCGAGTACGCCGAGCGGGCTTGACGTCCCGCTATGGCGATACGACTCCAAAAATTCCTCAGCGCAGCGGGTGTCGCTTCTCGGCGGAAAGCTGAGGAGCTCATTGCGGCGGGCCGCGTGACCGTGAACGGCGTACGCGCGACCGTCGGGATGTCCGTGGACCCCGAGCACGATGAGGTGCGCATGACGGGGAAGCTCGTGAACATCCCGAATCAACAGACCACCATCATCCTCCACAAGCCCGTGGGATATGTGACGACACGCTCCGATGAGCGCGGGCGCAAGACAGTCTACGATCTCCTCCCGAAGCACCTCCACGCGCTGCACTATGCGGGACGGTTGGATCGGGACTCCGAGGGATTGCTCCTCCTCTCCGATGACGGCGCGTTCATTGAACGTCTGACACACCCGCGCAATCGTGTGGAGAAGGAATACGTGGTGCATCCGACCGCACGTCCCACGTACGGGCAGCTCGCCTCGTTGCGTCGCGGCGCACTGGTGACCGGACGACGACGCGTGAAGCCGGTGCGCGTGACAACGGTGCAGGGGGCGATCCACGTGGTGGTCCACGAAGGCGCGAAGCGCGAGGTGCGATCGCTCTGCGCATCCTCCGGCATCGGCGTCGCACGCCTCATCCGCATCCGTATCGGCGACATTACCCTGCCAGACGATCTCCCCACAGGACAATGGAAAACGCTCTCCCGCTAACGGGAGAGCGTTTTGATGTGTTTCACGGAAGGTTCGCCGCACGGCGCGGCGTCGCCAGGGTGATGAGTGCCTCGATGAGCAAGAGCGGAAAGAGCAGCGGCGTTATGGCGATGACGCCAGTGTGGCCATAGTGTTTCCACGAATAGTCCAGCGCGCGCGGCGACCACCACTGCGTGACACGTGGCTCGCCACGAAGTGCTTCTACTTGGGATGAAATGACCGCGCCGAGCAGCAGGAGTACGAGGGAGACGACTACGTATACCATCGCACACATGACAGCTACCACCGCACACATGACAGCATCGTAGAACAATATGAGCACGTGCATGGGTTCCTCCAAGGAAGATTCTCCCATTGAGGTTCTCACGGACCGCGTTGTTTTGTCAAGCGTAGGTCAGAGGGGGAGCGTGTCGCCTTCCCCGGGCGCGTCGATGCGCCAGTCCGGGTGTGCTGCTGCGAGCACGTTGGCGAATGTGGAGCGCGGCGTCTGCTCGCCGTGGACGAGGATTGCGTGGCGAATGCCTGGAATCGCACCCGCCCACGCGAGGAGCTGTCCCTGGTCCGCGTGCGCGGAGAATGCCTCAAAGTGCACGACCTCGGCGCGCACGGGGTACGTCTCGCCATGGAGCTCCACCTGCGGAGCGCCATCGAGGATCGCGCGGCCCGTGGTGCCCTCCGCTTGGTAGCCGGTGATGAGGATCATCGCGGTCGCGTCCGCGATGTTGTGGCGCAGGTGGTGGACGATACGGCCGTTCGTCATCATGCCCGAGGCCGAGATGATGACGATGGGCCCCGCGACGTCGTTGAGCGCTTTGGATTCCTCGATGGAGTGCGTCGAGCGGAGTTCGTGGAAGGTGAGGGGACTGGTGGACGTGCTCGGGAAGTCCTCCCGTGACTGCGCGTCGAAGGTGTCGCGGTACTGCTCGAAGACCTCCGTGAGCTCCGTCGCGAGCGGCGAGTCAATGACGATGGGCACGGAGGGGATGCGACCGGCATTCACGAGTTTATGGAGGAGGTAGACGAGGAGCTGGGTGCGGCCGAGCGAGAAGGCGGGGACGATGATCTTGGCCCCGCGCGCCACGCCACGGGTCACGGCATCCGCGAGCGCATCGATCGCCCCATCGAACGACGGATGGGCCTGATCTCCGTACGTCGTCTCGCAGAGGAGGGTGGTGCACGGTTCGCGCGGTACCTCCGGATCGCGGAGGATTGGCACGTGCCGCGCGCCGAGGTCGCCGGAGAAGCAGAGCGTGCGCTCCCCATCATCTCCACGGAGTCGGAGGACGATGACGCTCGATCCCAAGATGTGCCCCGCGTCGTAGAATTTGAGCGTGACACCGTCGGCGATTTCGTGCCACGCATCATTGTCCCGCGCGTAGGGGAGCACATCCACGCGCTCCATGGCGCGCGTGACGTCCCGTGGTGTCATCGTCGGTTCCCAATCCTCGGCATCGCCGATCGCGTGGCGCCGTTTGTACGCGGCATCCTCCATCGCGATCATCGCGGAATCGGTGAGGATGTGCCGCATGACGTCGCGCGTTGCGGCGGTGGCGAACACCCGTCCGGCGAACCCTTCGCGCACGAGCACCGGCAGCATCGCCGTGTGGTCGGTGTGCGCGTGGGAGATGACAACCGCGTCCACCGATGTGGGCGGGAACGGGATGTCGCGGTTGCGTCCCTGCGACCCCGGGCCCTGGAAGATGCCGCAGTCGAGGAGAACGGTCGCGCGACCCGTCGCGATGAGGTGCTTGGAGCCGGTGACGCCCCCGGCGGCACCGTAGGAGGTGATGGTCATAGAGTTCCATGGTACACTATTTGTCTATGACATTCCTACTCCAATGGGCGGTCTACGCGCTGTCCGTCGGTATTGCGGCGTACGTGCTGCCAGGTGTTTCCGTCTCCGGCGTGCCCGCTGCAGCCGTTGCCGCGCTCATCCTCGGCATCGTCAACGCCTTCGTGCGGCCGCTGCTCCTCATCCTCACATTGCCGGTGACCGTGCTCTCGCTCGGGCTGTTCGCGTTCGTCATCAACGCGCTCCTCATTCTCCTCGTCGCGGCCATCGTCCCCGGGTTTGCGGTCGCAGGGTTCTGGTGGGCGGTGCTCCTGAGCATTGTTCTCACGATCGTCCGGTTCGCGCTCAGCGGGTTGCTCCGGTGAGCGTTTCCGTCGTGCGTACCATTTGCATCGTATGACCCACCCCCTCCCCCCGACGAGCAGCGCGGACGCGCAGGATCGCACGGTCCTCGGACGCCTCGACGCACTCACCGAGCAGGTCAGCGCGCTCCAGCGATCCATTGACCGCATGCGCAGGGCGGCGTACATCCGCCTCGCGCTCACCATTATCGTCATCGTGCTTCCGCTCCTCGGTTTGTTCTTCACGCTTCCGCGGATGATTGCAGCGTTCGGTGGCTCGAGCGGTGGTCTCACGAACGTCCTCGATCTCCAGGAGCAACTCGAGGCACTGGACGCCGTGCAGCCGTAGTAAAAAAGATCGTATGACATTCTTCCGCCGTCCCTGGGTTATCGTCACCGCCATCCTCGTGCTCGGGGGTGGCCTCTGGGTTATGGTCGCGAAGCGCACGGGCCGGTCGCCGACATACGATGCGATCGTCGTGGGTACACGGGACATCGTGCACGAGGTCGCCGTCGTGGGGACGGTGACCGCTGCGGAGGAAGTCGTGCTCGCGTTCGAGCGCGGCGGGCGTATCGCGCGCGTGCAAGCGGACGTGGGTGACCGCGTGACCGCCGGCGCGGTCCTCGTGACGCTCGATCAAGCCGATCTCCTCGCAACACGCGCGCAGCACCAGGCCGCGGTTGCCGTCGAACGCGCGAAGCTCGCGGAGCTCCGCATCGGAACACGCGTGGAGGAGGTGCACGTTGAGGAGACGGACCGCGAGAACGCGCAGCGCTCGCTCGTTGATGCGGAGACGCAGCACACGCACGTCATCGCGAAGGCGAGCGCCGATCTCTCCGCGCACTATGACGACGCGAGCAACGTGCTGCGCGATGCGAACACGAAGGCCGATGATGCAGTTCGTAAGCAGCTCGATGAGCTCTTCACGAATGATGCAACGACCAATCCGCAGCTTGCATTCCGAACGACAGACCTCCAAGCTGAGATTGACGCAGAGCGCGATCGCCGCGCGGTGGAAGAGGCACTCGCGGTGTGGCCCGCGCGCATCGCAACCGTAGATGCGGTGAGCA is from bacterium and encodes:
- a CDS encoding pseudouridine synthase, whose protein sequence is MAIRLQKFLSAAGVASRRKAEELIAAGRVTVNGVRATVGMSVDPEHDEVRMTGKLVNIPNQQTTIILHKPVGYVTTRSDERGRKTVYDLLPKHLHALHYAGRLDRDSEGLLLLSDDGAFIERLTHPRNRVEKEYVVHPTARPTYGQLASLRRGALVTGRRRVKPVRVTTVQGAIHVVVHEGAKREVRSLCASSGIGVARLIRIRIGDITLPDDLPTGQWKTLSR
- a CDS encoding phage holin family protein: MTFLLQWAVYALSVGIAAYVLPGVSVSGVPAAAVAALILGIVNAFVRPLLLILTLPVTVLSLGLFAFVINALLILLVAAIVPGFAVAGFWWAVLLSIVLTIVRFALSGLLR
- a CDS encoding MBL fold metallo-hydrolase; the protein is MTITSYGAAGGVTGSKHLIATGRATVLLDCGIFQGPGSQGRNRDIPFPPTSVDAVVISHAHTDHTAMLPVLVREGFAGRVFATAATRDVMRHILTDSAMIAMEDAAYKRRHAIGDAEDWEPTMTPRDVTRAMERVDVLPYARDNDAWHEIADGVTLKFYDAGHILGSSVIVLRLRGDDGERTLCFSGDLGARHVPILRDPEVPREPCTTLLCETTYGDQAHPSFDGAIDALADAVTRGVARGAKIIVPAFSLGRTQLLVYLLHKLVNAGRIPSVPIVIDSPLATELTEVFEQYRDTFDAQSREDFPSTSTSPLTFHELRSTHSIEESKALNDVAGPIVIISASGMMTNGRIVHHLRHNIADATAMILITGYQAEGTTGRAILDGAPQVELHGETYPVRAEVVHFEAFSAHADQGQLLAWAGAIPGIRHAILVHGEQTPRSTFANVLAAAHPDWRIDAPGEGDTLPL
- the ssb gene encoding single-stranded DNA-binding protein, which produces MTLNKVMVIGNLTKDPESRATAGGTTICTFGVATNRYWTNQQSGERQEEVEFHNVVAFGKLADICTQYLGRGRKVYVEGRLKTREWEGQDGVKRNRTEVVAENMIMLDRAPGGGTQQFNKHAPAAPPMAAEHVAPAHDEARDEIKVEEIPF
- the efp gene encoding elongation factor P, producing MASINDISRGKVMKFKGGLSVVTYFQHVNPGKGSSFVRVRLKDIATGKMIEQTMKSSEQVEFVEVDRPKVQFLYSDPTGFAFMHGETFEQVIVPRDMVGDDAGYLTEGLEVHVIMYEGQPLSIELPKKVTLEVTEAFDAAKGDTASGNVTKEVTLETGMKTRVPMFIKQGERIILNTETGEYAERA
- the rpsR gene encoding 30S ribosomal protein S18, whose product is MAFKRRTGESRGPSRRPTKPAQQHCFFCVHHVAEPDYKDTQLLGRFVSSYKKIAPRRRSGVCSKHQRRLATAIKRARQMALMPYIPEQR
- the epmA gene encoding EF-P lysine aminoacylase EpmA, producing the protein MTNITTLATRARILRGIREFFWLRGLLEVETPVLLAHPSQEPELEPLTTVLRDHRGNPHEGFLRMSPEFSIKKILGAVADLQPAVAGCFEIGPVFRDGEPWGGQHNPEFTMLEFYELGKDYHALMDTCEDLVRALCAPQPAPHLAAPWERLTMRAAWERYANLDLAALLHRDVMAAACRARGYTVVDDDTFDDCFFRIFLTDIEPQLGRERPTFVYDWPMQMAALAKTRGDDPRWAERVELYSGGLELANGFTELTDSVEQRARFVCDRAQRRAMGRTPHPIDEAFLAALDTIPPVAGMAVGVDRIVMLLTGAPSIDAVRWLPASELWSG
- a CDS encoding 30S ribosomal protein S6 — translated: MDEEPTLERAVHMQVYELLSLIPLTESGDAREEVHRIISGHIAAAGGTIMATREFARQRLAYPIGPHTAGEYDLVEFTAPTTGVAAIARELSLEPRILRSMITLKRAKVRAIGAEVEAMERALEERDRAAAVKRSAAQQPTATASANAQPESIENLDAKLEEILGKDMV